The sequence below is a genomic window from Streptomyces sp. V1I1.
TGAACGCCCACCCGTCCGAGACGGTCCTCATGCGCGTCAAGCAGGAGTACTCGGAGGAGAGCGACGCGACCTTCCGCCGCGTTTTCGACACCTACCTCGACGGCAAGGGCTGGCGTCCGCTGTTCCGCATCGGCGACGGGCTGCCGTCGCTGGGCGAGGCCCGCGGCAAGGTCGTCCTCATCGCCGACAACGGCGGACTGCCCGGCGTCAAATGGTGGGACAGCGCGGTGTTCGACATCCAGGACGACTGGAACGCCGCGCCGAACGCCAAGTACCCCAAGATCGAGGCACAGTTCCGCAAGGCGTCCCAGCAGCCCGGAAAGCTGTTCATCAACTTCGTCAGCACCTCCGCGTACCTGCCGCCGCGCTGGAACTCCGACAACCTCAACCCGAGGGTCCATTCCTTCGTCAACGGCTCCGAGGCGAGCGGCTGGAGGGGCCTCGGCATTGTGCCGATGGACTACCCCAACACCCGCTCGGGACTCGTCGATTCGCTCCTGCGGCACAACTAGGCGGCGCGCCGGTCGGCGTCAGGGCTAGGCGGGCGGTGGCGTCGCCGCGCCCGGCAGCCGGATCACCGCGCGCGTACCGCCGCCGGCAGCGG
It includes:
- a CDS encoding phosphatidylinositol-specific phospholipase C: MDRRSFLAGAAAVSATALIGAPPAFAAPRRTLSAQDWMAGSADSTTLARLTIPGTHDSGARFGGLWTECQNTTIANQLNSGIRFLDVRCRVTGDSFAIHHGAYYQNLMFGDVLIACRDFLNAHPSETVLMRVKQEYSEESDATFRRVFDTYLDGKGWRPLFRIGDGLPSLGEARGKVVLIADNGGLPGVKWWDSAVFDIQDDWNAAPNAKYPKIEAQFRKASQQPGKLFINFVSTSAYLPPRWNSDNLNPRVHSFVNGSEASGWRGLGIVPMDYPNTRSGLVDSLLRHN